The DNA sequence aaataaatgaagaaaGGTATTATTATGCATAATGACAATTTATAGAGCGTTAGGAGCATGTGGAGCACGAAGAGAGGATCCCAGGGCCACTGTGTCTCGTATGCCTTTACCGGCTTCCAGCCACCTCGCTCGCGAGGTCGgcgagcaaaagaagaagacgatTTGTCAAGAAGAAGGGGGcgactgttgttgttttatttttaatttttttttatctgttcCTCGCACCCCCGCCGCACACCACCCGCGCTTGGTTTAGGGTacgtgggtgtgtgtgcgcgcgcgtgtgtgtgtgtatggtataGGCAAATGAACATTATTGATAAAATCAAACTAGAAAAAGGCAAGAAAAGGATACGTGAGCGTAAAGTACACTCAAGCAACAGAAACAGAAGGAAAAGAAtcacaaacacccacacacggACGTGTGCTAGCAGAAGGAAgttgtgtatatatatatacatgcATACAAgaggagaggaaaaacaagATGGAAGAATCTTAAGTGGAAGAAGGTTGTAAACTGAACAAGAAAAGcaataaagagaaaaaacacacaaagagagacgaaaacaaagcaaatggTGTTGCACGAGTTAAGAAATAGTGGTGGaagctcggaatcggatctGATTCCGGTTACGTGCTCGAAattaattccggagccgatttcgaagtCGATTCCGGACCCGATTCCGGTgttgattccggagtcgattccgaagtTGACTCCAGAGTCGATGCCGGAGTTGACTTAGGAATTGATTTCGcgatcagaatcggctccggaatctaaattgacctgggaatcgcaatttgccccGGTATTGTAATAAagattgactccagaaatggaaatAGCTCTGGAATGAGAACcaatttcagaagcgaaataaGTCCGGAAATCTGAAATCGTTTACATGAAAATGAATCGTTTACAAGtatattttgattctttgcggctatcaatcATCATTTGACCCAAACGCCTTTTCTTCCGGACATGCCGCAACCGACTccgatttcggaaccgatttcgattcccgaatcgattctgattccggaatcaattccgaatccggagtcaattccgattccggattcgattccgattctggatccGATTCCAATTGCggattcgattccgattctggatccGATTCCAATTGCGGATtcgattccaattctggaaccaactctggagccgattctggaaactgattccggaccgttctatccggaatcgattccagaaaacttcggagctatccggaatcgattctaacaaaaacttcatttttcccatcactattAAGAAAAACCAGAAAGGCACGGAAAGAAGAAGACaccttgttaaaaaaaaaacactaaaatagCACAATGTGTTTCGCTTGTCTCGTTGCACACGAGCGCGTAGCCGTAAAGGCGCCTCCTAAGTTAAAATCCTAACCTCCTAAGATGCTCTCCTCCTTGCCGCATCCTCCCCCTTTTCGCTTTGCGTTAAAATACAACTGCCTGTGGCCCGCGACGAGCCGTTTGATACGTTTGGCGTCAATGTCGTGGCGCCACGTGACATCCTCCGAGTGCGCTAACACCTGGGCACGGACGCTTGCTGTTGGCCGGTCGCTAGCAGAAAGCTGTCCAGCGATACGGACTTCCTCGACCCGACCCCGCTGGACGATTCGGCGATTTGTTCAGTGGCCGCGGTGGCGTCGGGTTCGTCGCCTCCCTCCGGCTGGTGATGGCTGGTCGCGGACGCGCTCGTGCCGACGGGATCGATGCGTTCGCACAGATTCTTGATGCGCTTCTTGATCGACCGCCGGTGGCTGTCGAGCCGGCGGCCCAGCCCCTCCAGTGCGGTCGCGGTCGTCGAGCGGCCGTCCAGGTCCGGCTTGGGGCTGCCGGAGGCGTGTCGGTGCGTCAGCCGGCGCCACGAGCCCTGCAAATGCATGCGCTTCAGGTGCCGCCACAGGCTGcggtgatggtgctgctggtcgGTGGCGGGGGCAGGCAGGGACGAGGAGGATCCGCTCGTCGGGACGGTCGGTATCCGTTCGGCGACTAGTATCTGTGGCGAACGGGAAGGAACAGGAGTCTCTCAGCTATTTCCCTCTCGCTTTTGGAGTTCGTTGTCACTTACCGGCTCGTAGATGTGCTCCTCGCCGTAGGATTCGTGGCGCGCGGCAAGCTGCTCCCGCGACCCGTCCGTTCCCACGCTGTCCGTCTCGGTGCCGGCCGCCGGCCGCCGCTGCTGTGCCGAGACGAACAGATAGTTGACGTCCTCGTAGTCGTCGTAGTTGCTGCAGCTGCGGGCCGTCACCGGTCGCCGCTCGGTGACGGTGGCCAGCTCGACGCCGTCCGATATCTGGGGCAGCGAGACGGACACCTTCCGattgccgccaccgccaccgtcgCTACGTTCGCTTCCGTCCGGCGTGGCGGTCGTCGGGTTCAGAGTGCGGGCAAGCCGCCGGGATCGCTTCGCCCGCACGTCCACCACGGCGTAGATCGGTTCCGGCTCTAGTGCCGGGCACGGCCCACCGACATCCTCGTACAGATGCGCCTCGCAGGCGACGGCTGGGAAGCTGTAAATAGCCAGTCCAAGTGGTTTCCTTTTTACACCCACTCTACCCCAATGCAGTACACGGGACCTTACCTTACCCCAGCCGAGCTGGCACTTCTGGCCGTACCGTCCAGGGTCAGTGCCGGCTGCCGCTCGCTGAACATGCTGTTGATGCGACACACGTCCATCGACTGGCGGTGAGCTTTGCTCCAAACGTCCTGGTGCAGTCGAAAGATCTGCTGCCTCGGACGAGCGGCACGTACCAGCCCTTCCTCCTCCCCTTCGGGCCGGGATCGTCTGGGAGCGGCCGGTGCCACGACGCCCTCTTCATCCACACCGTCGAAGCGATCGGCACCCTTCGTCTCGGCAGCGGGAGCGCTCGATTCGCCGGCAGCAGACTCCGGCCGGCTGGCGGGGTGTGTTTGATCAACGAGCGAGAACAACACGGAGAGACAACAGATTGAGGGATGTACAAATATAGCATGCCCACCCCACGCTTCTTTTATTTGTTCTATTCCCCAGCATGGCTCGGCCGGTTGCCCTCCAGCTCTCTCCGGAAGTAAATAGCGAGAGGGGTGTAAGGTTGCGTTGCTGCATGCATTTTTAAGTCATAGACCGAAACAGTACGACGATGAGAGCGGCCAGGATTGACAGACTCCAGCCTACAGTGATGGCGCTTGCAATGGgggtgacctttttttttcttttttgagcCACTTACAATATCCGTTGCCTTTCACTTCAAATTTTTCAACACGTTGAGGCCAAAACTAAACATCCCAACAATTTGCTTTAATTGTGTATCCGTTTAGCTCGAATCATATAAGTTCCAAGTAGACAAGACAAACCAATAAGATTGCTTAAAACCAATTGCAAGGGGAATAAAAACAGGATTCCAAGTAAATTCAGTCTCTTATAGGAAAAGTCAGTCAACTATAATCGAAATCGCCCGTAAACAGAACCTAATATTAGACTAAAACTATGTCCATCTATTAATCTCtccactttaaaaaaaaacatttcgaaGCATTTGGaggaatttgtttaaaaaggtACAAAAACGATACGTGTTGCtgctttgttgttgctggaaCGGAATGTTTTATTTGGACAGCAAAAAAGCGTCAGCAACGGATGGCTGTGGCAGTAATTGTCTCAAGATTTGCACTATACTCGTTAACGATGGATGGACGGGAAGCTTCACGGCACGGACGCTTAGGTTCGTCCTGTAAAAGGAAAACCGTACGTAACGACGATTGGTAAAGTAGTTTAAAAATTTGAATTGCATTTTGAAACTATTTAACTGTTAATTTATGATTAATAGCGTAGAATTTCTCcttaaaacaaactaaatgCTGTGTAATAGGCGTTTTACACCGAGCATCAAAAGCGGACAGATTAGGCAACGGATATTGGAAattcctaaaaaaaaaaagaaggtacaCCTAGAGCAATTTCTACCACTGTAGCTGCACAACAGTCTCGCCCGGCTTCCTTTGAGGCGGAAAGAAACCAAAGTActcgagtgagagagaaagacggCGTGCACGGATGTCGAGTGGCGCAGCTAAGGGATTTCCTAAGTGTCTGGATGGACTGGAACGGTTAAAAGATAATGTTCGCCTCCCTTGTGTCTGGTCGTTTTTGACTATCTTTCGATGTGAAGTGGCTATGCGAGGTTATGCAACCGGAAGCGGCGGGGAAAATCGGCGGGGCCCGATTTATGGAAATCGTTAGCCGAACGAGTTAACGAAACGATTAGAATGTGTGTGCATCATTAGCAAAGCGgtataaaaataacgaaaccgcagcagcagacgTTTCGTCGACTTCCgccagttgttttttttttttttggtgtgtaaGACCCACTATTGCCCCAAGGTCAGCTGGTCCGCAGTTTCGTAGCCGTTAGGTTCTGATTGAGTGATTGGCCGGGTTGGGTAACGCCGCAGCCAACAGCCGTGTAACGAGGTGTTGCAAGCGGGCGTCTAATCTCGACCCGGCCCCAGACATTGGGGCAACTTTACGCGTCGTCTGCACAATATCTCGTGTGTCTGTATCGAtcgattataaaaaaaagcattcggGGCTTTTAATGCCTCGTCACGGTCTGTTTGCTTTTCCCCCGACGCTGCCCGGGCTCTCTGGGTGTGCTGTGTGCTCCGATGCACTCGTCGGTCATCAAACTGAACCTTTTCATAGTCATAGAGAGGGGAGATGCCCTTGAAGAAGTGGCGCATGCGACACGTCCCGGCTCTGGGTGTAAGTAAAGatccaaacccccccccccccccccccccccccgaaggCTCTGCGCGCTGCTAGACTTGGCAATTTGGATGAAGTTAGAGGACGGGCACTTAGGGGGGGACGGGGCAAGCAAGAGCAGGGTGCGGAAGAATTTACAAAAAGGCGCTAAAAAGGGGGAAGCACTGTAAACACgcgcaaagaaacaaaacagaagcggtgtggctgtgtgtgtgttttaaaagGGCATATGTCGCGTGGTTCCTCCCGTGCGCAACCAGCTCCTTCCAGAAGGGAGTTTGCAGGCTGTGCAGCGTTTTCTATTTATAAAAGAGCATCTCCATCAcggtttatgtttatgttttgtcgGGCAGATTGTTTACtgaagaaacacgaaacatGGCACCCGTAGAGCGGTCGGAATCGTTGCTTCCTGGATTGATGCCACTGGAATTGGGGTGGTGTTGCCGATAGCGAGACGTAGCTTGTCCGCCTCGACAGAGAGCAGAAGCAACAACACAGCGCGCTACACGATACGGCGCCTGAACTTGAAGTAGGTCACTGCTCGTACGAGAGGCTTTCGAGCTGTTCCATTATTTTTAGTCACACAAAACTCCCCTCTCAATGTTTCGACGAGTTCTTGCGCGCAGGGTCTATGACATTAAGTACCATTGGCAGAGTAGTATAGGACTTCATTAATCTGGAATTCGATCATCCAGCAATGAATTCTGAAATTCCTGAATGATCTTCTGAAGAACATTCTCTGGCATTGCGGGTTCTGTAAAGTAATAGAAGGCGCACACATGTACGCAGCTGTTTCTTACCCACTATCGCCCTCATCTCCACCTCTGCTGGTCATCTGCGCACTGGCCGCTCTTGACTTGGACGGGCTATCCAGTCCGGTGAGGCTCCCGCTCAGCACGTGATTGTTGTTGAGATCATCCTCGTCGTTCGATTCGTGCACCTCCGGGTCCGGGAAGATGCGCGGTGGCTTCGGTGGCCCGGACCGCACCAACGGTGGCTGAGGGGCCCGCTTCTTGAGTGCCAGCGTCGGTCCGCCCAGCCGGCCAACCGGCCCGGCAAATGGCTGGCAGCTTAGGGCCGGCAGTGAGTAGGACGTCAGCGGCAGCGTGGACCGGTGGAGTCCATTATGTAAGCTGCGAAtatgcagaaaaaaagggaaagcagGTGTTTGCAGGTCTCTGTGGCAATGGTTTTCGAGGGGCCACAGAGCTTACCTGAAGTTACGGTCCGTGCCGTGGCCGCCGTTCGCCACGGTGAGGCTGTCCAGCAGGGCCATTATCCATTCGGAGCAGCTCCGGTGATCGTCGCAGCGCTGAAACGGGAGTTCAGACACAACACGGGGCCACTCAGCAGATCTACTACCCTACCACACTACTACACCTCCAGGCTACTTACGAATGTGTACATTAGCTTCGAGTTCGTTTCGATGGTGAAGCGCGGCCCAGTGGTTGGGATGATGATCGTGCCCGGCACCAGGTTGATGATGTCCTTGAACGGGGCGAGCTTCTTCTCGTAATCGTCCCGGGACGAGtacgacagcagcagctggttcTGCAGGATGAAGAACAGCTTGCGCCAGCCGCCCATTTTCTAGCAACAGCAAGGCGTGTATAGATTGGAGAGTAAGTTGGCCTTCTTTCGGGCATTCGCGACACCTGCTCGTACTACTCacgtttcttttcttcttcaaataGCCGCACATCTTCACCACCCCGGTCGAGGAAGATGTGGAGGTGGACGCTGTGTCGCCCACCGTCGACGGTGCCCCGGCTCGGCCGAGCGAGGAGGAACCTTTCCCGTTTGCCGCGCCTTGTGCTGTGGCCAGAGTTTCGTCCAGCGGCGCACCCGGCTGGCCAGTGGCGGTTGAAGTTGGCGTAGGAGTTGGTGGTGGTCCAGATGTGGCGGGGTCCTCGGTGCGCTCGCCGGACGCTGGACTTCCATTGCGGACGGCTCCCTGCAGCGGCATGGTCTCGCAGGCGAACGTTGCCGGTGGTGATGGCGACGAACCCGCAACTGTTGCTACCGCTGCTGGCGTTTTGGTAGTCGTCATGAACTTCTTCATGTTCATACCGTCGGAGGTTGGCGGcttgtggtggtgatggtggtggttggtagTGGTATATTGCTGTGCTGggcaaatttgtcaattgGCCGTATCAGCACCTGGAAAACAAGCAATGTAGCGATCGGCACAATGTTAGGGGGACGTACGTGACCCATGGCCAAGACATTCCAAGCAGTATTGGGAGCCTAAACGGCATCTCAAAGTTCAGGAAAACAGTCAATTTGCTACAAACAACCAACGAACGAAtttgaacaaaacaacaacaaaaaaaaaaacctcccgaCCGACGACGATTAAGGAAATAGTGAGGCATTACTAAATTGTTCATTATTTCATCGTTATTTTCGCCTAACCTAACCGCTTAAAAAGcgaattctctctctctctctctctctttctcactcggGTCCGCTATGTTTTATATGCACGATGTGTGTATGCACGGCGCGAGCAATTTAATTGGTTTTGCTTCGATGCCGTTATTCACCACTCCCACCACTGCCCTACCGGGACCATCCGGGGGTTTGCGTGCAAGAGTATGTTTATGCAACGACCATCCAACTCCCGGACTCCCTCCGTGCCCCGTCCGGAGCCCATCCCAAAAAGGTAATTTTTGGGCGCTTTCCGAAAACTGTCCGAAAATGGAATCGCTTTTCCCAACCCTCCCCCGTCGCTTTCCTCTTCCACTTCTCGTGGTCTACTTTGCGTGTgaggaaaggggggggggggctttgatttgattattttacaCCCTCCCGGCCGCGGGAGTTTCACTTTCAGCTTTATTGATGAGGCGTTTGGCGGCATGACGTGACGTGATGACGCCGCCGTAGAATGACGATGCTTCCCCGATCGCCCGAGAGGGAAAGTGTGGCCGGGAGTTGGACATTTGCGAAAGGGGCGGGAAACATAATATCACCTGATACACATACGCACGCACATAAGTTACATTTCAACAATGGTTTTCGTCATCGCACGAGCTGCGTTGGCACCTGTCCACGTGGAATAGCGTCCTCTCCAGAAGCACCCGGCAGAAGACGGCTTTAATGTCTTTTTGTCTTTAGTTATGCCACCGCGTGTACGTGCCCGTGATCTTATCTAGATTAGCTCCGTCAGTCATCAGCATGCTTCTTTGCGagcaactacaaaaaaaaaacccgcttgCGCCGTCGTTCATTCACCCTGGCGTACACACTGAGGCGTAGTTAGAGCTGCGTGTGTTACATCGAGCTGTACCAGCAGAGAAGACATTGCGACATTTCAATCCAgcaacctttttttgttgcgctgcATGTGCTTCAGTGCACAGCAGTTGACAACCCAGAACGATCTTCACCCCAGGCCAACAGCACAACAAATAACACAAATCAAACTACCGTGGCGGCGTGGAGCCATCTTTTTCCCAACCCAAAATAACATCAGTACCCAGCTCAGCAGCTTTCGTCGGTCTGTCCTCCTTTTTTAATGCATTGTCCACTTTATtccacacgcaaacacacgctAAACAATTGGCACTTTCTACTGGAAGACTCTCGGCCTGCGGCCGTTAGGCACAGCACACGTCACACAACAGAAAGGAGCAGGACGGATCACGGTGTGTAGTCCGCGCAACAGCCTTTCGTCTGCAGGTGCCAGATTTCTAGGTCTGCTTTCGTTTGCACTTCACGTTGacacctttcttttttttttcgtcactCCGCCATACCAATGGACGGCGTACGTTATTAAGGTATTTCAATTGCAGGGCTATGTTTATAGCGAGGGAcacaggcacaaacacacaccgttGGACGATCAGCTTTAAGCCATAGAGCCTTTCCTTTCCTGGCCAAACTGTCCGGGGAGATAGTACAGCAGGTTTGAGCATTTTAgcaaaataaagtgtttaTTGTACTGTGGGACTTTATTGCTGTCGTAAAACTGTGGATGTattattgattgaatttaatgCTATTACTTTTTCCTTTGATTGACGTGTTTAAGACCGTCGCGAATGTCGCTAG is a window from the Anopheles merus strain MAF chromosome X, AmerM5.1, whole genome shotgun sequence genome containing:
- the LOC121597762 gene encoding uncharacterized protein LOC121597762, which translates into the protein MNMKKFMTTTKTPAAVATVAGSSPSPPATFACETMPLQGAVRNGSPASGERTEDPATSGPPPTPTPTSTATGQPGAPLDETLATAQGAANGKGSSSLGRAGAPSTVGDTASTSTSSSTGVVKMCGYLKKKRNKMGGWRKLFFILQNQLLLSYSSRDDYEKKLAPFKDIINLVPGTIIIPTTGPRFTIETNSKLMYTFRCDDHRSCSEWIMALLDSLTVANGGHGTDRNFSLHNGLHRSTLPLTSYSLPALSCQPFAGPVGRLGGPTLALKKRAPQPPLVRSGPPKPPRIFPDPEVHESNDEDDLNNNHVLSGSLTGLDSPSKSRAASAQMTSRGGDEGDSGRPESAAGESSAPAAETKGADRFDGVDEEGVVAPAAPRRSRPEGEEEGLVRAARPRQQIFRLHQDVWSKAHRQSMDVCRINSMFSERQPALTLDGTARSASSAGVSFPAVACEAHLYEDVGGPCPALEPEPIYAVVDVRAKRSRRLARTLNPTTATPDGSERSDGGGGGNRKVSVSLPQISDGVELATVTERRPVTARSCSNYDDYEDVNYLFVSAQQRRPAAGTETDSVGTDGSREQLAARHESYGEEHIYEPILVAERIPTVPTSGSSSSLPAPATDQQHHHRSLWRHLKRMHLQGSWRRLTHRHASGSPKPDLDGRSTTATALEGLGRRLDSHRRSIKKRIKNLCERIDPVGTSASATSHHQPEGGDEPDATAATEQIAESSSGVGSRKSVSLDSFLLATGQQQASVPRC